In Tiliqua scincoides isolate rTilSci1 chromosome 1, rTilSci1.hap2, whole genome shotgun sequence, the following are encoded in one genomic region:
- the ITGB1BP1 gene encoding integrin beta-1-binding protein 1: MFRKGKKRHSSSSSQSSEISTKSKSVDSSLGGLSRSSTVASLDTDSTKSSGQSNSNSDTCAEFRVKYVGAIEKLKLDESKTLEGPLDLINYIDVAQQDGKLPFVPGEEEFIMGVSKYGIKVTTLDQYDVLHRHALYLIVRMVCYDDGLGAGKSMLALKTTDGDYEEYSLWIYQCNSLEQAQAICKVLSTAFDSVLTSEKS; the protein is encoded by the exons ATgttcaggaaaggaaaaaagaggcatagtagcagcagttcacaaagcagtgaaATAAGTACTAAAAGCAAG TCTGTAGACTCCAGTCTGGGTGGGCTTTCAAGATCTAGTACTGTTGCTAGTCTAGATACAGACTCCACAAAAAGTTCAG GTCAGAGCAATAGCAATTCAGATACTTGTGCAGAATTTAGAGTTAAATATGTTGGTGCCATTGAGAAACTGAAGCTTGATGAAAGCAAGACTTTGGAAGGACCACTGGACTTGATAAATTACATAGATGTGGCTCAG CAAGATGGAAAGCTTCCGTTTGTTCCAGGGGAAGAAGAGTTTATTATGGGAGTTTCCAAGTATGGTATTAAAGTCACAACCTTAGACCAGTAT GATGTTTTGCACAGGCATGCGCTTTACCTAATTGTGCGGATGGTCTGCTACGATGATGGccttggggcagggaagagtATGCTGGCTTTGAAAACTACAGACGGAGACTATGAAGAATACAGCCTTTGGATATACCAGTGTAATAGCTTG GAACAAGCACAAGCTATTTGTAAAGTGTTGTCAACAGCCTTTGATTCAGTTCTAACATCTGAGAAGTCCTGA